In Anaeromyxobacter diazotrophicus, a genomic segment contains:
- a CDS encoding non-ribosomal peptide synthetase, protein MSVAGQELRSVLERVAALSVEKRAQLEALLRQRGAALPRPAIPRRAPGVVELPLSYAQQRLWFVEQLEPGSAQYHLPTAVRLRGRLDAVALEQALDAIVCRHEALRATFHQAGGAPVQRIAPEAAVPLPVEDLAPLPQAERETRLAARLAEEARRPFDLAAGPLLRAFLFRLGEREHVVLLTMHHIASDGWSAGVLVREATALYRAFAAGRPSPLAPLPIQYPDFALWQRGWLSGGALRDPLAWWQRQLAGAPAALDLPTDGPRGTGAGQGGSRLFALPAPLAGAVAKLAKERGATPFMALLAAFGAVLQRWTGEEDLCVGTPIANRTQAEVEALIGFFVNTLVLRADLSGEPDARALIGRMREVALGAYAHQDVPFEMVVEVARPERSLARTPLFQVMLVLQNAPPVAFEVGELTWIPEPVETGAASFDLTLALKEGPGGIEGAVEYDAGLFDAATVDRFCGHFRRVLEGMVAHPERPVSALPLLGEEERSRVAGFAAGAAIEDPAPLLPGAVAARAGERPDATALLLGEQRWSYRALRLRAGELARALVAAGVRPGAAVAHLLPRSLDAVAALLAIWEAGAVYVPLDPQSPAPRLAALRADAGAAAVMTTRELRARAGDLGAPAVLVDEVGPREGEEAPPVPVAADALAYLIYTSGSTGTPKGVAVTHRSLAQHCRTIRRHYGIGPDDCVLQFAAFSFDASLEQLLPALSAGATVALRGEGLPEPRRFAEELARAGVTFMDLPPACLDAFVRAWETSTDRERWPRCERLRTVMVSADVVRPDTLAAWRRSPWGEVRLVNNYGPTEATIGCTDFEVPREVAGLVARGRVPIGRPLPGRRAYVVDARGELAPIGLPGELWIGGEGIAVGYLHGPALTAERFLPDPFAAGVAGARVYRTGDRVRWLPDGQLDFLGRLDDQVKLRGFRIELGEIEAALRAHPGVKAAAAALKGEGGERRLVGYVVPLEGGPPGADALAAHLAARLPAYMVPGAFVVLPELPLTTAGKVNRRALPEPAASEPAGEAHLPPRTPVEQVLAGLWTEVLGEKRVGRADDFFALGGHSLLAMQVVARVRDAFGVELPVRALFEAPSLGALARRIEEARGAGRLAAATPPIAPVPRDGPLPLSFAQQRLWFLDQLEPGSPRYNVPAALRVRGPLDVAALRASLDALVMRHEVLRTTYPTVDGKAVQVIAPEARAAFEVEDLSAVAEEAREERARAVAAEEARRPFQLAAGPLLRARVLRLGSEDHVVLLTLHHIVSDGWSSAILVREIARLYQALAAGRPSPLPPLAIQYADFAAWQRAALGDEALAGELAWWTQRLAGAPPSLELPTDRPRAPEQRRPAGAHVCSIPRPTTDALAALARREGATLFMVLLAAFEALLHRLTGEEDFCIGTPVANRGRAELEPLVGFFVNTLVLRADLSGDPSFRELVRRARDAALAAYAHQDVPFEKVVDAVQPERSAGSTPLFQVMFALQNAPTAELEVAGLRWSAMHQETGVALFDLTLNVEEGPEGLAAALEYDRDLFDAATVARMADQLRTLLAGFLADPDRPAAAVPLASSEERRWLLELAAGTAPGPVGPTVPALFEAQAAAGADRPALIAAGAAVGYGALERRASRIARALRAAGVAPGQAVAVLHPRTPDAVASLLAIWKVGGVYLPLDADHPDERLAAVLADADARAAIAPRPLAPRLARAGVALVAPEELPDDGGPPVVAPDAPDAPAYLITTSGSTGKPKCVVVAHRALAEHCRTIRQHYQVGPDDRVLQFASFSFDASLEQLLPALCAGAAVVLRGDGLPDPARFADEIARAGVTFMDLPPAWLDGLLRAWEASPDRERWPRCDRLRTLMVSADAVRPETLALCRRSPWGTARLVNNYGPTEATISCTDYAIPADLSGLAARGRVPIGRPLPGRRAYVLDARREPVPVGVPGELYVGGEGLADGYLGRPDLTAERFLPDPFAPAPGARMYRTGDRVRWLPDGELEFLGRADEQVKLRGFRIELGEIEAALRAHPAVRAAAAAVKEDGATRRLVGYVVPADGVAPAPQALAEHLAALLPPYMIPSAFVSVAALPLTAGGKVSRKALPPPPAEDAAAGFVAPRTSVEEKLAAIWVEVLGATRVGVHDDFFALGGDSILSIQIVARARAAGLELSPRQIFEAPTVAGLALLAGAAREGAAEQGEVVGPAPLTPVQAWCLEQAQPAPHHENQSVLLEVPGPVDRCALAGALRALSRHHDALRLRFERTPEGWRQVFAPVAAAEVPLAFVDLSGAPPAARRAELERLGAAEQAGLDLARGPLFRAAWFDLGPDRPGRLLLVAHHLAVDAVSWRILLEDLAAAYQALAAGRAPALPQKTTSYRAWAEALGRLALAPEVEAELGYWRAEPPEGPFRLPRDLEGGANAEGSAATIAFELGEAETHALLHDLPAGHRGELSDALLTAVAQALARWTGRSSVRLLLEGHGREETEEGIDPSRTVGWFTALYPVWLDLADAAGPGEALRAVREQLRRVPRHGLGHGLLKYLGPAAARSALAAAPDEVCVNYLGRQLDRGAAAGSFAVAGEERGPERSPANQRPHLLEIDAAVAGARLGVRFTYGPEVHRPETIRALAEWCGEALRELAALARLQEAPAPTPSDFALAGIDERTLARLLSQGAVRRGTR, encoded by the coding sequence ATGAGCGTCGCCGGCCAGGAGCTACGGAGCGTGCTCGAGCGCGTGGCGGCGCTCTCGGTGGAGAAGCGCGCGCAGCTCGAGGCGCTGCTGCGCCAGCGAGGCGCGGCGCTGCCGCGCCCGGCCATCCCGCGCCGCGCGCCTGGGGTCGTCGAGCTGCCGCTCTCGTACGCGCAGCAGCGGCTCTGGTTCGTCGAGCAGCTGGAGCCGGGCAGCGCGCAGTACCACCTCCCCACCGCCGTCCGGCTGCGCGGCCGGCTCGACGCGGTGGCGCTCGAGCAGGCCCTCGACGCCATCGTGTGCAGGCACGAGGCGCTCCGCGCCACCTTCCACCAGGCGGGCGGGGCGCCCGTGCAGCGCATCGCGCCGGAGGCGGCGGTGCCGCTTCCCGTGGAGGACCTCGCGCCGCTGCCGCAGGCCGAGCGGGAGACGCGCCTCGCCGCGCGGCTGGCCGAGGAGGCGCGGCGCCCCTTCGACCTCGCCGCCGGGCCGTTGCTCCGGGCCTTCCTGTTCCGGCTGGGCGAGCGCGAGCACGTCGTGCTGCTCACGATGCACCACATCGCCTCGGACGGCTGGTCGGCCGGGGTGCTGGTGCGCGAGGCGACGGCGCTTTACCGGGCCTTCGCCGCCGGGCGGCCGTCGCCGCTCGCGCCGCTGCCCATTCAGTACCCCGACTTCGCCCTCTGGCAGCGCGGGTGGCTCTCTGGCGGCGCGCTGCGCGACCCCCTCGCCTGGTGGCAGCGGCAGCTCGCTGGCGCGCCCGCCGCGCTCGACCTCCCCACCGATGGGCCGCGAGGCACCGGCGCCGGGCAGGGCGGGTCGCGCCTGTTCGCGTTGCCGGCGCCGCTGGCGGGCGCGGTGGCGAAGCTGGCGAAGGAGCGGGGCGCGACGCCGTTCATGGCCCTCCTCGCCGCCTTCGGCGCGGTGCTCCAGCGGTGGACCGGCGAGGAGGACCTGTGCGTCGGCACGCCCATCGCCAACCGGACCCAGGCCGAGGTGGAGGCGCTCATCGGGTTCTTCGTCAACACGCTCGTGCTGCGCGCCGACCTCTCCGGCGAGCCGGACGCGCGCGCGCTGATCGGCCGGATGCGCGAGGTGGCGCTCGGCGCCTATGCGCACCAGGACGTGCCGTTCGAGATGGTGGTGGAGGTCGCGAGGCCCGAGCGGAGCCTCGCCCGCACCCCGCTCTTCCAGGTGATGCTCGTCCTCCAGAACGCACCCCCCGTCGCGTTCGAAGTGGGCGAGCTCACCTGGATCCCCGAGCCGGTCGAGACGGGCGCCGCCAGCTTCGACCTCACCCTGGCGCTGAAGGAGGGCCCGGGCGGGATCGAGGGCGCGGTCGAGTACGACGCCGGGCTGTTCGACGCGGCCACCGTCGACCGGTTCTGCGGCCACTTTCGACGCGTGCTGGAGGGGATGGTGGCGCACCCGGAGCGGCCGGTCTCGGCGCTGCCGCTGCTGGGCGAGGAGGAGCGGTCGCGGGTGGCGGGTTTCGCCGCCGGCGCCGCCATCGAGGACCCGGCCCCGCTCCTGCCCGGCGCCGTCGCCGCGCGCGCCGGCGAGCGCCCGGACGCGACCGCGCTCCTCCTCGGCGAGCAGCGCTGGAGCTACCGCGCCCTCAGGCTGCGCGCCGGTGAGCTCGCCCGGGCGCTGGTGGCGGCCGGGGTGAGGCCCGGCGCCGCCGTGGCGCACCTGCTGCCGCGCTCGCTGGACGCCGTGGCGGCGCTGCTCGCCATCTGGGAGGCGGGCGCGGTCTACGTGCCGCTCGATCCGCAGAGCCCCGCGCCCCGGCTGGCGGCGCTGCGGGCGGACGCGGGCGCGGCGGCGGTGATGACGACCCGCGAGCTCCGGGCGCGCGCCGGCGACCTCGGCGCGCCGGCCGTGCTGGTGGACGAGGTGGGCCCACGCGAAGGGGAGGAGGCGCCGCCGGTCCCGGTCGCGGCCGACGCGCTCGCCTACCTCATCTACACCTCCGGCTCGACCGGGACGCCCAAGGGGGTGGCGGTCACGCACCGGTCGCTGGCGCAGCACTGCCGCACCATCCGCCGGCACTACGGGATCGGCCCCGACGACTGCGTCCTCCAGTTCGCCGCCTTCTCCTTCGACGCCTCGCTGGAGCAGCTCCTGCCGGCGCTCTCGGCTGGCGCGACGGTGGCCCTGCGCGGCGAGGGGCTGCCGGAGCCGCGGCGGTTCGCGGAGGAGCTGGCGCGCGCTGGCGTTACCTTCATGGACCTGCCGCCGGCCTGCCTCGACGCGTTCGTGCGGGCCTGGGAGACGAGCACCGACCGCGAGCGGTGGCCGCGCTGCGAGCGGCTGCGGACGGTGATGGTGAGCGCGGACGTGGTGCGCCCCGACACGCTGGCGGCGTGGCGCCGCTCGCCGTGGGGCGAGGTGCGGCTCGTCAACAACTACGGCCCCACCGAGGCCACCATCGGCTGCACCGACTTCGAGGTCCCACGCGAGGTGGCCGGCCTGGTCGCTCGCGGCCGCGTCCCCATCGGACGCCCCCTCCCCGGGCGCCGCGCCTACGTGGTCGACGCGCGCGGCGAGCTGGCGCCCATCGGCCTCCCGGGCGAGCTGTGGATCGGCGGCGAGGGGATCGCGGTCGGATACCTGCACGGCCCCGCGCTCACGGCGGAGCGCTTCCTCCCCGACCCCTTCGCCGCTGGGGTGGCGGGGGCGCGCGTCTACCGCACCGGCGACCGGGTGCGGTGGTTGCCCGACGGCCAGCTCGACTTCCTCGGACGCCTGGACGACCAGGTGAAGCTGCGCGGCTTCCGGATCGAGCTGGGCGAGATCGAGGCGGCGCTGCGAGCCCACCCTGGCGTGAAGGCGGCCGCGGCGGCGTTGAAGGGGGAAGGCGGCGAGCGGCGGCTCGTCGGCTACGTGGTGCCGCTCGAGGGCGGCCCGCCCGGCGCGGACGCGCTGGCGGCCCACCTCGCGGCGCGGCTGCCCGCCTACATGGTCCCGGGCGCCTTCGTCGTGCTGCCTGAGCTGCCGCTCACCACGGCCGGCAAGGTGAACCGCAGGGCGCTCCCGGAGCCCGCGGCGAGCGAGCCGGCGGGCGAGGCGCACCTCCCGCCGCGCACGCCGGTGGAGCAGGTGCTGGCCGGCCTGTGGACCGAGGTGCTCGGGGAGAAGCGGGTCGGGCGGGCGGACGACTTCTTCGCGCTGGGCGGCCACTCGCTGCTCGCCATGCAGGTGGTGGCGCGGGTGCGCGACGCGTTCGGGGTGGAGCTCCCGGTGCGCGCGCTCTTCGAGGCGCCCTCGCTCGGCGCCCTGGCACGACGGATCGAGGAGGCGCGCGGCGCCGGCCGGCTCGCCGCCGCCACGCCGCCCATCGCCCCGGTACCGCGCGACGGTCCGCTGCCGCTCTCGTTCGCCCAGCAGCGCCTCTGGTTCCTCGACCAGCTCGAGCCAGGCAGCCCGCGCTACAACGTCCCCGCCGCGCTCCGCGTGCGCGGCCCCCTCGACGTGGCCGCGCTGCGGGCGAGCCTCGACGCGCTGGTGATGCGCCACGAGGTGCTCCGCACGACCTACCCGACGGTCGACGGCAAGGCGGTCCAGGTGATCGCGCCCGAGGCCCGGGCGGCGTTCGAGGTCGAGGACCTGTCGGCGGTCGCCGAGGAGGCGCGCGAGGAGCGCGCCCGCGCGGTTGCGGCGGAGGAGGCGCGCCGGCCGTTCCAGCTCGCCGCGGGTCCGCTCCTCCGGGCGCGGGTGCTGCGCCTCGGGAGCGAGGACCACGTCGTCCTCCTCACCCTGCACCACATCGTCTCGGACGGCTGGTCGAGCGCCATCCTCGTCCGCGAGATCGCGCGGCTGTACCAGGCGCTCGCCGCCGGGCGGCCTTCCCCGCTGCCGCCCCTCGCCATCCAGTACGCCGACTTCGCCGCGTGGCAGCGCGCCGCGCTCGGCGACGAGGCGCTGGCGGGCGAGCTCGCCTGGTGGACGCAACGGCTCGCCGGCGCCCCGCCCTCCCTGGAGCTCCCGACCGATCGTCCGCGCGCGCCCGAGCAGCGCCGGCCCGCGGGCGCGCACGTCTGCTCGATTCCTCGCCCCACCACCGACGCGCTCGCGGCGCTCGCGCGGCGCGAGGGGGCGACCCTCTTCATGGTGCTCCTGGCCGCCTTCGAGGCGCTGCTGCACCGCCTGACCGGCGAGGAGGACTTCTGCATCGGCACCCCGGTGGCGAACCGCGGCCGGGCCGAGCTGGAGCCGCTGGTCGGATTCTTCGTGAACACGCTCGTGCTCCGGGCCGATCTCTCCGGAGATCCCAGCTTCCGCGAGCTGGTGCGGCGCGCCCGGGACGCGGCGCTCGCCGCCTATGCCCATCAGGACGTGCCGTTCGAGAAGGTGGTGGACGCCGTCCAGCCGGAGCGCTCGGCGGGGAGCACGCCGCTCTTCCAGGTCATGTTCGCGCTGCAGAACGCCCCCACCGCCGAGCTCGAGGTGGCGGGCCTGCGCTGGAGCGCCATGCACCAGGAGACCGGCGTCGCGCTGTTCGACCTCACGCTCAACGTCGAGGAGGGACCGGAAGGATTGGCGGCGGCGCTCGAGTACGACCGCGACCTGTTCGACGCCGCCACCGTGGCGCGGATGGCGGACCAGCTCCGCACGCTCCTCGCCGGGTTCCTGGCCGACCCGGATCGACCCGCCGCCGCGGTCCCGCTGGCGAGCTCGGAGGAGCGGCGCTGGCTGCTCGAGCTCGCCGCCGGGACGGCGCCCGGGCCGGTCGGGCCCACCGTGCCGGCGCTGTTCGAGGCCCAGGCGGCCGCCGGCGCCGATCGCCCGGCGCTGATCGCGGCCGGGGCAGCCGTCGGGTACGGGGCGCTGGAGCGGCGCGCCAGCCGCATCGCCCGCGCGCTCCGCGCGGCCGGCGTCGCTCCCGGCCAGGCGGTGGCCGTGCTCCACCCGCGCACGCCCGACGCCGTCGCGTCCCTGCTCGCCATCTGGAAGGTGGGGGGCGTCTACCTGCCGCTCGACGCCGACCACCCCGACGAGCGGCTGGCCGCGGTCCTGGCCGACGCGGACGCCCGCGCCGCGATTGCGCCCCGTCCCCTCGCGCCGCGCCTGGCGCGCGCCGGCGTCGCGCTGGTCGCGCCGGAGGAGCTGCCGGACGACGGCGGTCCGCCGGTCGTGGCCCCGGACGCGCCGGACGCGCCCGCCTACCTCATCACCACCTCCGGCTCGACCGGGAAGCCGAAGTGCGTGGTGGTGGCGCACCGCGCGCTGGCCGAGCACTGCCGGACCATCCGCCAGCACTACCAGGTCGGCCCCGACGACCGCGTGCTGCAGTTCGCGTCCTTCTCCTTCGACGCCTCGCTGGAGCAGCTCCTGCCCGCGCTGTGCGCGGGGGCGGCGGTGGTCCTGCGCGGCGACGGGCTCCCCGACCCGGCGCGGTTCGCGGACGAGATCGCGCGCGCCGGCGTGACCTTCATGGACCTGCCGCCGGCGTGGCTCGACGGGCTGCTCCGCGCCTGGGAGGCGAGCCCGGACCGCGAGCGCTGGCCGCGCTGCGACCGCCTGAGGACGCTCATGGTGAGCGCCGACGCGGTGCGCCCCGAGACGCTGGCGCTCTGCCGCCGCTCGCCCTGGGGGACCGCCCGGCTCGTCAACAACTACGGGCCCACCGAGGCGACCATCAGCTGCACCGACTACGCCATCCCGGCCGACCTCTCCGGGCTGGCCGCCCGCGGCCGGGTCCCCATCGGCCGCCCGCTGCCCGGCCGCCGCGCCTACGTCCTCGACGCCCGCCGCGAGCCGGTGCCGGTCGGGGTACCCGGCGAGCTGTACGTCGGCGGCGAGGGGCTGGCGGACGGCTACCTGGGCCGGCCGGACCTGACCGCGGAGCGCTTCCTCCCCGACCCCTTCGCGCCGGCGCCGGGCGCCCGCATGTACCGCACAGGTGACCGGGTGCGCTGGCTGCCCGACGGGGAGCTCGAGTTCCTGGGCCGCGCCGACGAGCAGGTGAAGCTGCGCGGCTTCCGCATCGAGCTGGGGGAGATCGAAGCGGCGCTGCGCGCGCACCCGGCCGTCCGCGCGGCCGCGGCGGCGGTGAAGGAGGACGGCGCGACCCGGCGCCTGGTCGGCTACGTCGTGCCGGCCGACGGGGTGGCGCCCGCCCCGCAGGCGCTCGCGGAGCACCTCGCCGCGCTCCTGCCGCCGTACATGATCCCCTCCGCCTTCGTCAGCGTCGCGGCGCTGCCGCTCACCGCCGGCGGGAAGGTGAGCCGGAAGGCGCTGCCGCCGCCCCCGGCCGAGGACGCCGCGGCCGGGTTCGTCGCGCCGCGCACCTCGGTCGAGGAGAAGCTGGCCGCCATCTGGGTGGAGGTGCTGGGAGCGACGCGGGTCGGCGTCCACGACGACTTCTTCGCGCTGGGGGGCGACTCCATCTTGTCCATCCAGATCGTGGCGCGGGCCCGCGCCGCCGGGCTCGAGCTGAGCCCCCGCCAGATCTTCGAGGCGCCCACGGTGGCCGGGCTGGCGCTCCTGGCCGGCGCCGCCCGGGAGGGCGCGGCGGAGCAGGGCGAGGTGGTGGGACCGGCGCCGCTCACGCCCGTCCAGGCCTGGTGCCTGGAGCAGGCGCAGCCCGCGCCGCACCACGAGAACCAGTCGGTCCTCCTCGAGGTGCCGGGGCCTGTCGACCGCTGCGCGCTCGCCGGCGCACTGCGCGCGCTCTCCCGCCACCACGACGCGCTCCGCCTGCGGTTCGAGCGCACGCCCGAGGGGTGGCGACAGGTCTTTGCCCCCGTCGCTGCGGCCGAGGTGCCGCTCGCCTTCGTCGATCTCTCCGGTGCGCCGCCCGCGGCGCGTCGCGCGGAGCTGGAGCGGCTCGGCGCGGCGGAGCAGGCCGGCCTCGACCTCGCCCGCGGGCCGCTCTTCCGCGCCGCCTGGTTCGACCTCGGCCCCGACCGACCTGGGCGGCTCCTGCTCGTCGCCCACCACCTCGCCGTCGACGCCGTCTCCTGGCGCATCCTGCTCGAGGACCTCGCCGCGGCCTACCAGGCGCTCGCCGCCGGGCGCGCCCCGGCGCTGCCGCAGAAGACCACCTCCTACCGCGCGTGGGCCGAGGCGCTCGGCCGGCTCGCGCTGGCGCCCGAGGTCGAGGCGGAGCTGGGGTACTGGCGCGCCGAGCCGCCCGAAGGTCCGTTCCGGCTCCCGCGCGACCTGGAGGGCGGCGCGAACGCCGAGGGTTCGGCGGCGACGATCGCCTTCGAGCTGGGCGAGGCGGAGACCCACGCGCTGCTGCACGACCTCCCGGCGGGGCACCGCGGCGAGCTCTCCGACGCGCTCCTCACCGCGGTCGCCCAGGCGCTCGCCCGCTGGACGGGCCGCAGCTCCGTGCGCCTCCTCCTCGAGGGACACGGCCGCGAGGAGACCGAGGAGGGCATCGACCCGTCGCGGACGGTGGGGTGGTTCACGGCGCTCTACCCCGTGTGGCTCGACCTCGCCGACGCGGCAGGGCCAGGCGAGGCGCTGCGGGCGGTGCGCGAGCAGCTCCGCCGCGTGCCGCGGCACGGCCTCGGGCATGGGCTGTTGAAGTACCTCGGCCCGGCCGCCGCGCGCTCGGCGCTCGCCGCAGCGCCGGACGAGGTGTGCGTGAACTACCTGGGCCGGCAGCTCGACCGCGGCGCCGCCGCAGGGTCCTTCGCGGTCGCCGGCGAGGAACGCGGGCCGGAGCGGAGCCCGGCGAACCAGCGCCCGCACCTGCTCGAGATCGACGCGGCGGTGGCGGGCGCCCGCCTCGGGGTGCGCTTCACCTACGGGCCGGAGGTGCACCGCCCCGAGACGATCCGCGCGCTGGCGGAGTGGTGCGGGGAGGCGCTGCGCGAGCTGGCGGCGCTGGCCCGCTTGCAGGAGGCCCCTGCGCCGACGCCGTCGGACTTCGCGCTGGCCGGGATCGACGAGCGGACGCTGGCGCGCCTGCTGTCGCAGGGAGCCGTACGACGGGGGACGCGATGA